A region of Rhodamnia argentea isolate NSW1041297 chromosome 9, ASM2092103v1, whole genome shotgun sequence DNA encodes the following proteins:
- the LOC115752972 gene encoding probable cinnamyl alcohol dehydrogenase 1 — MSSGKATGKNCHGWAARDDSGFLSPYEFDRRAVGSEEVSVKITHCGVCYADVLCTRNQFMHCKYPLVPGHEIVGIVTEVGGNIGKFKIGDHVGVGTYVDSCRDCEYCHGGLEIHCSKGIVSTIGGTYEDGSTCKGGYSQFIVVHERYCYKIPDKYPLAQAAPLLCAGITVYTPMIRHQMNQPGKSLGVIGLGGLGHLAVKFAKAFGLNVTVFSTSTSKKDDALNLLKADKFVLSSDMEQMSALSKSLDFIIDTASGDHPLDLYMSLLKTGGVLALVGFPGKEMKLSPMSLLRGMRTISGSAVGGTKRTQEMLEFCAKHEIHPEIEVIPIQYANEALERLQKNDVKYRFVIDIENSLE; from the exons ATGAGTTCAGGCAAAGCGACGGGAAAGAACTGCCACGGATGGGCGGCGAGAGACGACTCTGGATTCCTCTCTCCTTACGAGTTCGATCGCAG AGCGGTTGGAAGCGAGGAGGTCTCGGTGAAAATCACTCATTGCGGGGTTTGCTATGCGGACGTTCTGTGCACACGCAACCAATTTATGCACTGCAAGTATCCCTTGGTCCCAGG GCATGAGATCGTGGGCATTGTAACAGAGGTCGGTGGCAACATCGGCAAGTTCAAGATCGGAGACCATGTGGGTGTCGGGACTTATGTCGACTCATGTAGAGATTGCGAGTACTGTCATGGAGGACTTGAAATTCATTGCTCGAAAGGTATTGTTTCTACGATTGGCGGCACTTATGAAGATGGCAGCACTTGCAAGGGAGGATACTCCCAGTTCATAGTTGTTCATGAGAG GTATTGCTACAAGATACCTGACAAGTATCCATTGGCTCAAGCAGCACCCCTGTTGTGTGCTGGGATCACAGTCTACACTCCAATGATCCGCCACCAGATGAATCAGCCTGGAAAATCATTAGGAGTCATCGGACTTGGCGGGCTCGGTCACTTGGCTGTGAAGTTCGCCAAGGCTTTCGGGTTGAACGTCACCGTTTTCAGCACAAGCACCTCCAAGAAAGATGATGCCTTGAATCTGTTGAAAGCAGACAAGTTCGTGCTCTCATCAGACATGGAACAAATGAGC GCTCTGTCAAAATCTTTAGACTTCATAATCGACACTGCATCAGGAGACCACCCTTTGGATCTGTACATGTCATTGCTGAAGACAGGAGGAGTTTTGGCTTTGGTGGGCTTTCCAGGCAAGGAAATGAAACTCAGTCCAATGAGTCTTCTCAGGG GAATGAGGACCATCTCCGGAAGTGCGGTCGGCGGTACGAAGCGAACGCAGGAGATGCTCGAGTTTTGCGCCAAACATGAGATACATCCAGAGATTGAAGTAATTCCTATTCAATATGCGAATGAAGCTCTTGAGAGGCTCCAAAAGAATGACGTGAAGTACCGCTTTGTTATAGACATTGAGAACTCCTTGGAGTGA